The following proteins are encoded in a genomic region of Streptomyces sp. SLBN-31:
- a CDS encoding helix-turn-helix domain-containing protein, whose translation MTADGGEGQEHAAHSLRARGFARIRLTRTPDPLWEIVGSLHRFQTTRGRWAYADWYRGAREALIGRGLDAAVRRLLIPVLPRARYFPDFLTPLESSDGLQRGLEAIRDAPPARVAREVQRLDEVNGAPDWVGRLPERHTRDEFVKLLGAYHEAVIAPHHDTISARLAGEHALRARQTLDAGIDGLLGGLTPAVRWDPPVLRIDYVEDRDIHLRGRGLRLIPSYFCWQMPVTLVDDSLQPVLVYPLHRSRSPALAAPSDASLVALLGKTRAAALRALALGATTSELARFLGVSPATVTHHTSVLRDAGLTTSRRYRNTVLHTLTPLGAAVLRPGFQPGARRASAAPDGPASSRSSQQPHR comes from the coding sequence GTGACGGCCGACGGGGGAGAGGGACAAGAACATGCTGCGCATTCACTTCGCGCCCGAGGATTCGCGCGCATCCGGCTGACGAGGACCCCCGATCCTCTCTGGGAGATCGTCGGCAGCCTGCACCGCTTCCAGACGACGCGCGGACGCTGGGCCTACGCGGACTGGTACCGCGGCGCACGGGAGGCCCTGATCGGCAGAGGGCTCGACGCGGCCGTACGCAGACTGCTCATCCCCGTACTGCCCAGAGCCCGCTACTTCCCCGACTTCCTGACCCCGCTGGAGTCCTCGGACGGACTTCAGCGGGGCCTGGAGGCGATCCGTGACGCCCCGCCCGCCCGGGTGGCGCGGGAGGTGCAGCGGCTCGACGAGGTCAACGGCGCCCCCGACTGGGTCGGTAGGCTGCCGGAACGTCACACCCGCGACGAGTTCGTGAAACTGCTCGGCGCCTATCACGAGGCCGTCATCGCGCCGCACCACGACACCATCTCCGCCCGGCTCGCCGGTGAGCACGCGCTGCGCGCCCGCCAGACCCTCGACGCCGGCATCGACGGACTGCTGGGCGGGCTGACGCCCGCCGTGCGCTGGGACCCGCCCGTTCTGCGGATCGACTACGTCGAAGATCGCGACATCCATCTCCGGGGCCGCGGCCTGCGCCTGATCCCCTCCTATTTCTGCTGGCAGATGCCCGTCACCCTGGTCGACGACAGCCTGCAGCCGGTCCTGGTCTACCCACTGCACCGCTCCCGGTCACCGGCCTTGGCGGCTCCGTCCGACGCCTCCCTGGTCGCGCTGCTGGGCAAGACCCGCGCCGCCGCTCTCCGCGCCCTCGCCCTGGGCGCGACGACGTCCGAACTGGCCCGGTTCCTGGGGGTCTCGCCCGCCACCGTCACCCACCACACGTCCGTACTGCGCGACGCGGGTCTGACGACCAGCCGGCGCTACCGCAACACCGTGCTGCACACGCTGACTCCTCTCGGCGCCGCGGTGCTCCGTCCCGGGTTCCAGCCAGGCGCCCGGCGCGCCTCGGCGGCACCGGACGGCCCTGCCTCTTCCCGGTCATCACAGCAGCCCCACCGGTAG
- a CDS encoding family 1 glycosylhydrolase — translation MSACPVAGRAATGGPRRSRPRRGGRGRRRTQRHGHGDRPRLAEAGTGTPSLGYCRWILLDNFEWIFGYGAQLGLYEVDRATFQRHPKPGARVYADVVRDHRGALTASR, via the coding sequence GTGAGCGCTTGCCCTGTTGCAGGTCGGGCTGCCACAGGAGGTCCTCGGCGTTCACGGCCCCGACGGGGAGGTCGTGGTCGACGGCGAACTCAACGGCATGGGCACGGTGATCGCCCCCGGCTAGCCGAGGCAGGGACCGGAACGCCCTCCCTCGGCTACTGCCGCTGGATCCTTCTGGACAACTTCGAGTGGATCTTCGGCTACGGCGCTCAACTGGGCCTGTACGAGGTGGACCGCGCGACGTTCCAGCGCCACCCGAAGCCGGGCGCGAGGGTGTACGCCGACGTGGTGCGCGACCATCGAGGCGCGCTCACGGCGTCCCGCTGA
- a CDS encoding NADP-dependent oxidoreductase — MSATNRQIRLAARPTGDVKAEDWEHRSAPVEEPGPGRFAGRTRFISLDPAMRGWLDDRPSYLPPVGIGEVMRAGSVIEVTASNHPDFQPGDHVVGTFGVQEYVVSDGKGAMRIDTSLAPPSTYLGALGMSGMTAYFGLLDVGELKEGETVVVSGAAGAVGTMAGQIAKAKGCRVVGIAGGPEKCALLVDELGFDAAIDYRAEDVRKALKQHAPDGIDVYFDNVGGDILDAALTRLAMHGRVVICGAISQYNNTAPVKGPSNYLSLLVRRARMEGFVVFDYAKRFPQAAQDIAAWIGTGRVKVKEHVVGGTVDDFPEVLQMLFRGENVGKLVLELA, encoded by the coding sequence ATGTCCGCGACCAACCGCCAGATCCGCTTGGCCGCCCGCCCGACGGGTGACGTCAAGGCTGAGGACTGGGAGCACCGTTCCGCCCCCGTCGAGGAGCCCGGCCCCGGCCGCTTCGCGGGCCGTACGCGTTTCATCTCGCTGGATCCGGCGATGCGGGGCTGGCTGGACGACCGCCCCTCCTACCTGCCACCCGTGGGCATCGGCGAGGTGATGCGGGCCGGTTCGGTCATCGAGGTCACCGCCTCGAACCACCCCGACTTCCAGCCGGGCGACCACGTGGTCGGCACCTTCGGCGTGCAGGAGTACGTCGTCTCCGACGGCAAGGGCGCCATGCGGATCGACACTTCCCTCGCCCCGCCCTCGACATACCTCGGCGCACTGGGCATGTCCGGTATGACCGCCTACTTCGGGCTCCTGGACGTCGGTGAACTGAAGGAGGGCGAGACCGTCGTGGTGTCCGGAGCGGCCGGAGCCGTCGGCACCATGGCCGGCCAGATCGCCAAGGCCAAGGGCTGCCGGGTGGTGGGCATCGCCGGAGGCCCGGAGAAGTGCGCCCTGCTCGTCGACGAGCTCGGATTCGACGCGGCGATCGACTACCGCGCCGAGGACGTCAGGAAGGCGCTGAAGCAGCACGCTCCCGACGGCATCGACGTCTACTTCGACAACGTCGGAGGCGACATCCTCGACGCCGCCCTGACCCGCCTGGCGATGCACGGGCGCGTCGTGATCTGCGGAGCGATCAGCCAGTACAACAACACCGCACCGGTCAAGGGCCCCTCCAACTACCTCTCGCTGCTGGTGCGCCGCGCCCGCATGGAGGGCTTCGTCGTCTTCGACTACGCCAAGCGCTTCCCGCAGGCCGCCCAGGACATCGCCGCCTGGATCGGCACCGGCCGCGTCAAGGTCAAGGAACACGTGGTCGGCGGAACAGTGGACGACTTCCCCGAGGTCCTGCAGATGCTCTTCCGAGGGGAGAACGTCGGCAAGCTCGTGCTGGAACTCGCCTGA